A genome region from Micromonospora sp. M71_S20 includes the following:
- a CDS encoding serine/threonine-protein kinase encodes MTATPPGALPMPIVPGLTDLRVFARGGYATIYKATQISVGREVAVKVENRTLDSEHDQARFLREARAAGRMSSHPHVVDLFDVGVTVDQHPYLIMELCDGSYAERMRTSPLGPAEARDLGVKIADAIAHSHAAGVLHRDVKPANILYSHFNSAVLADFGLAVVAEMRDASVALEVLTPAYAPPEMFNHSPPSPAVDVYALCATLYAVMHGRPPRWQSERNPSLVTVLEMFHQPVPGLPGVPAEMIDVLRVGMSNDPGERPSAVELRDLLVGLPLGPAGSPAGGTGVPGPVSGPGPVGPYGVDHVSRPAPRPPVEDLHPTMPTVSQRRRRRWFLGGAGMVALAASAGAGAWLAGAVSNPVPSPTAGVAATSVAARSAVLPACALTTGLPAGAGCADELECFGPMEVRGARARAPRVPCDGQHTWESYAEGRLPDTLVGAGHDEVSADAVVRRVCNETTFRLTSGISYAEGWNLEVLPPAGADADRTYRCLAGRGLDALASPTLTGR; translated from the coding sequence GTGACCGCGACCCCGCCCGGCGCCCTGCCGATGCCCATTGTGCCCGGTCTGACTGATCTGCGCGTGTTTGCCAGGGGAGGCTACGCGACGATCTACAAGGCGACCCAGATATCGGTGGGGCGCGAGGTCGCGGTCAAGGTGGAGAATCGCACCCTCGACAGCGAGCACGACCAGGCCCGCTTCCTGCGCGAGGCGCGGGCCGCCGGGCGGATGTCGTCGCACCCGCACGTGGTCGACCTCTTCGACGTCGGGGTCACGGTCGACCAGCACCCCTACCTGATCATGGAACTGTGCGACGGTTCGTACGCCGAGCGGATGCGGACCTCGCCGCTCGGGCCGGCCGAGGCGCGCGACCTCGGGGTCAAGATCGCCGACGCGATCGCCCACTCGCACGCGGCCGGCGTGCTGCACCGCGACGTCAAGCCGGCGAACATCCTCTACTCGCACTTCAACTCGGCGGTGCTGGCCGACTTCGGGCTGGCGGTGGTGGCCGAGATGCGTGACGCCTCGGTCGCCCTGGAGGTGCTCACCCCGGCCTACGCGCCGCCGGAGATGTTCAACCACAGCCCGCCGTCGCCGGCCGTCGACGTCTACGCCCTCTGCGCCACCCTCTACGCGGTGATGCACGGCCGCCCGCCGCGCTGGCAGTCCGAGCGCAACCCCAGCCTGGTCACCGTGCTGGAGATGTTCCACCAGCCGGTTCCCGGTCTGCCCGGGGTCCCGGCCGAGATGATCGACGTGCTCCGGGTCGGGATGTCCAACGATCCCGGCGAGCGTCCCTCGGCCGTCGAGCTGCGCGACCTGCTGGTCGGCCTGCCGCTCGGTCCGGCCGGCTCCCCGGCGGGCGGCACGGGCGTGCCGGGCCCGGTCAGCGGGCCCGGGCCCGTCGGCCCGTACGGCGTCGACCACGTCTCCCGGCCCGCCCCGCGACCGCCGGTGGAGGATCTCCACCCCACGATGCCCACCGTCAGCCAGCGGCGCCGGCGGCGCTGGTTCCTCGGCGGCGCCGGGATGGTCGCCCTGGCCGCCTCGGCCGGCGCCGGTGCCTGGCTGGCCGGCGCGGTCTCCAACCCGGTCCCGTCGCCGACGGCCGGCGTGGCGGCGACGAGCGTGGCGGCGAGGAGCGCGGTGCTGCCCGCCTGCGCCCTGACGACCGGGCTGCCGGCCGGCGCGGGCTGCGCCGACGAGTTGGAGTGCTTCGGGCCGATGGAGGTGCGCGGCGCGCGGGCCCGGGCGCCCCGGGTGCCCTGCGACGGCCAGCACACCTGGGAGAGCTACGCCGAGGGCAGGCTCCCCGACACCCTGGTCGGCGCCGGCCACGACGAGGTCAGCGCGGACGCGGTGGTGCGCCGGGTCTGCAACGAGACCACCTTCCGGCTCACCAGCGGGATCAGCTACGCGGAGGGCTGGAACCTGGAGGTGCTGCCCCCGGCCGGGGCGGACGCCGACCGGACGTACCGCTGCCTGGCCGGGCGTGGGCTCGACGCGCTCGCCTCACCCACCCTCACGGGCCGCTGA
- a CDS encoding adenylate/guanylate cyclase domain-containing protein — MTCPVCGTVAVPGARFCHNCGAALPAAATLPAAERRVVTVLFGDLSDFTSWSEDLDPERVGAVTDRVLAALAGAVKTFGGHVDKLTGDGIMAVFGAPVAHEDDAERAVRAALSMQRAVRRVLDDERGGGAPLGLRVGLNTGDVIAGIQAAIEYTVIGDTVNTAARLADAAAVGAVYAGARTSAATRHVASWRALRPLRLKGKREPVEAYELLGLLDAPGTRSGLGDEAPFVGRETEIGRVAGRLAEVIDRAEPRVLLMTAEAGIGKSRFAAEVERLAAGYDVGPGRYAAHTGARVLSVRCAAFGERRRLAPLADLVRAAVGLPNDAATALTRPAVEERLRRLGQRLSRSGESAPVAVDQLLALLGYAELPGGGPADQGEWGTAQPADADAVPNAVADLLTALAGEAPLVVVVDDLHDATAETIEALGVTLSRLAGPVLVLLLGRPELVRTAGALTRVADAEVHALPPLRGADAARLLTTYLGGGRLPQADADRLLATAQGNPFYLAELVTLLMERGALTTVAERNSPNPGGWRLVPGSLGSRLLSRDLAAVLAARIDALPAEARSVLRDAAVVGDTVPDGALEALREQRAGRDGRPAAVVAVELERAVEELLQRRMLHRTRTGYAFATPLMREAAYAGVSKAELAERHAALARWAAADPAAGAGAPGGFAEAARDVFVAQHVERAAALADAVGLRPDAPARAVVGLGVTALGGAARRSLQAGEPAMAVEYAERAAELARDGVPAADRVVHARALLQVGRPADALAFAEKIAANAGDESAVRTGALLLAGQAHQTMGDQARAVGCWQEALQVATAGGLPTLRASAMRRLGMADFVAGRLGQASSRLAASYQVSLQAQDRRGQAWSLQNLAWVTTTRGDFAGTDAVLGRAARLFAELKDPYGRAWLRGTTAFARLLAGRLREACRMAQVFLPFGERVGEAWAVGTLRAVEAFATAELGELGEADRGARRAYREFAAASDDWGRGFALVVRGVVARGLGEPEHAADLLTDALSYAERTSHPLLTGMAGTLRGFVALDLGDCDTAERDARSVLTAVEPHNPQAPAQVGPRVLLATARLAAGDSATAVGLLAPVATAAATVPSLLFSRRQTMARYASALLAHGQCEQALDWARRAVAAPAEDVRSQVVAARVLAEALAACGRSAEALASAEEAVRLAYATEQRSERAAADALRARLATP, encoded by the coding sequence GTGACCTGCCCGGTGTGCGGAACCGTCGCCGTGCCCGGCGCGCGGTTCTGCCACAACTGCGGCGCCGCGCTGCCGGCCGCCGCGACGCTGCCCGCGGCCGAACGCCGCGTGGTGACGGTGCTCTTCGGCGACCTGTCCGACTTCACCTCCTGGTCGGAGGACCTCGACCCGGAACGCGTCGGCGCGGTCACCGACCGGGTTCTCGCCGCGCTGGCCGGCGCGGTGAAGACGTTCGGCGGTCACGTCGACAAGCTCACCGGCGACGGGATCATGGCGGTCTTCGGGGCGCCGGTCGCGCACGAGGACGACGCCGAGCGGGCCGTGCGGGCCGCGCTGTCGATGCAGCGGGCGGTCCGCCGGGTGCTCGACGACGAGCGGGGCGGCGGCGCGCCGCTCGGCCTGCGGGTCGGGCTGAACACCGGCGACGTGATCGCCGGCATCCAGGCCGCGATCGAATACACGGTCATCGGCGACACCGTCAACACCGCCGCCCGGCTGGCCGACGCCGCCGCCGTCGGCGCCGTCTACGCGGGGGCACGCACCTCCGCCGCCACCCGGCACGTGGCCTCCTGGCGGGCGCTGCGCCCGCTGCGGCTCAAGGGCAAGCGCGAGCCGGTCGAGGCGTACGAGCTGCTCGGTCTCCTGGACGCCCCGGGCACCCGGTCCGGCCTCGGCGACGAGGCCCCCTTCGTCGGCCGGGAGACCGAGATCGGTCGGGTCGCCGGTCGGCTCGCCGAGGTGATCGACCGCGCCGAGCCCCGGGTGCTGCTGATGACCGCCGAGGCCGGGATCGGCAAGTCCCGGTTCGCCGCCGAGGTGGAACGCCTCGCCGCAGGCTACGACGTGGGCCCGGGCCGGTACGCCGCGCACACCGGTGCCCGGGTGCTGTCGGTGCGCTGCGCCGCGTTCGGCGAGCGGCGAAGGCTCGCGCCCCTGGCCGACCTGGTCCGGGCGGCGGTCGGCCTGCCCAACGACGCCGCCACCGCGCTCACCCGCCCGGCCGTCGAGGAACGCCTGCGCCGCCTCGGCCAGCGACTCAGTCGCTCCGGCGAGTCGGCGCCGGTCGCCGTCGACCAGTTGCTGGCCCTGCTCGGGTACGCCGAGCTGCCCGGCGGCGGCCCGGCCGACCAGGGCGAGTGGGGCACCGCCCAGCCCGCCGACGCCGACGCCGTGCCGAACGCGGTCGCGGACCTGCTCACCGCGCTCGCCGGGGAGGCGCCCCTGGTGGTCGTCGTCGACGACCTGCACGACGCCACCGCCGAGACCATCGAGGCGCTCGGGGTCACCCTGTCCCGGCTCGCCGGCCCGGTGCTGGTGCTGCTGCTCGGCCGGCCCGAGCTGGTGCGTACCGCCGGGGCGCTGACCCGGGTCGCGGACGCCGAGGTGCACGCGCTGCCGCCGCTGCGCGGTGCCGACGCGGCCCGGCTGCTCACCACCTACCTCGGCGGCGGCAGGCTGCCGCAGGCCGACGCCGACCGGCTGCTCGCCACCGCCCAGGGCAACCCGTTCTACCTGGCCGAGCTGGTCACCCTGCTGATGGAGCGGGGCGCGCTGACCACCGTCGCCGAGCGGAACTCCCCGAATCCGGGCGGCTGGCGACTGGTGCCCGGCTCGCTCGGCAGCCGCCTGCTCTCCCGCGACCTGGCCGCGGTGCTCGCCGCGCGCATCGACGCGCTGCCGGCGGAGGCGCGCTCCGTGCTGCGGGACGCGGCCGTCGTCGGCGACACGGTGCCGGACGGTGCGCTGGAGGCGCTGCGCGAGCAGCGGGCCGGCCGCGACGGCCGACCGGCGGCGGTGGTCGCCGTCGAGCTGGAACGGGCGGTGGAGGAGCTGCTGCAACGCCGGATGCTGCACCGCACCCGCACCGGGTACGCCTTCGCGACCCCGTTGATGCGGGAGGCCGCGTACGCCGGGGTGAGCAAGGCCGAACTGGCCGAGCGGCACGCGGCGCTGGCCCGGTGGGCCGCGGCCGATCCGGCGGCGGGCGCGGGCGCGCCGGGCGGCTTCGCCGAGGCGGCCCGGGACGTCTTCGTGGCCCAGCACGTGGAACGGGCCGCCGCGCTGGCCGACGCGGTCGGGCTGCGACCGGACGCGCCGGCGCGGGCCGTCGTCGGTCTGGGCGTCACCGCGCTCGGCGGGGCCGCGCGCCGGTCGTTGCAGGCGGGCGAGCCCGCGATGGCGGTGGAGTACGCCGAACGCGCGGCCGAGCTGGCCCGCGACGGGGTGCCGGCGGCCGACCGGGTGGTGCACGCCCGGGCGCTGCTCCAGGTCGGGCGCCCCGCCGACGCGCTCGCCTTCGCCGAGAAGATCGCCGCCAACGCCGGTGACGAGTCCGCCGTCCGGACCGGCGCGCTGCTGCTCGCCGGGCAGGCCCACCAGACCATGGGCGACCAGGCGCGCGCGGTGGGCTGCTGGCAGGAGGCGTTGCAGGTGGCCACGGCCGGCGGGCTGCCGACGCTGCGCGCCTCGGCGATGCGCCGACTCGGCATGGCCGACTTCGTCGCCGGGCGGTTGGGGCAGGCCAGCAGCCGGCTCGCCGCGTCGTACCAGGTGAGCCTCCAGGCGCAGGACCGCCGGGGGCAGGCGTGGTCGTTGCAGAACCTGGCCTGGGTGACCACGACCCGGGGCGACTTCGCCGGCACCGATGCCGTGCTCGGCCGGGCCGCCCGGCTCTTCGCCGAGCTGAAGGACCCGTACGGGCGGGCCTGGCTGCGCGGCACCACCGCCTTCGCCCGGCTGCTCGCCGGCCGGCTGCGCGAGGCGTGCCGGATGGCGCAGGTCTTCCTGCCGTTCGGCGAGCGGGTCGGCGAGGCGTGGGCGGTGGGCACGCTGCGCGCGGTCGAGGCGTTCGCCACCGCCGAGCTGGGCGAGCTGGGCGAGGCGGACCGTGGGGCCCGGCGGGCGTACCGGGAGTTCGCCGCCGCCTCCGACGACTGGGGGCGCGGGTTCGCGCTGGTCGTCCGGGGCGTCGTGGCGCGCGGGCTGGGCGAGCCGGAGCATGCCGCCGACCTGCTCACCGACGCGCTGTCGTACGCGGAGCGGACGTCGCACCCGTTGCTCACCGGGATGGCCGGCACGCTGCGCGGCTTCGTGGCGCTGGATCTGGGTGACTGCGACACGGCCGAGCGGGACGCCCGGTCGGTGCTGACCGCCGTCGAGCCGCACAACCCGCAGGCGCCCGCCCAGGTGGGGCCCCGGGTGCTGCTGGCCACCGCCCGGCTGGCCGCCGGTGACTCCGCGACCGCCGTCGGGCTGCTCGCCCCGGTGGCCACCGCCGCCGCCACCGTGCCCTCGCTGCTCTTCTCCCGTCGCCAGACCATGGCCCGGTACGCTTCGGCGCTGCTCGCCCACGGCCAGTGCGAGCAGGCGCTGGACTGGGCCCGACGGGCCGTCGCCGCCCCGGCGGAGGACGTGCGCAGCCAGGTGGTCGCCGCGAGAGTGCTCGCCGAGGCGCTCGCGGCCTGCGGCCGGTCCGCCGAGGCGCTCGCCAGCGCCGAGGAGGCGGTCCGCCTGGCGTACGCGACCGAGCAGCGCAGCGAGCGCGCCGCCGCCGACGCGCTGCGGGCGCGCCTCGCCACCCCCTAG
- a CDS encoding MBL fold metallo-hydrolase — MTGHFTAPAAALADELPGWVTLLRAPNPGPMTLDGTNTWVLRAPGQEHAVVVDPGPADEGHLAAIAARGPIGLVLITHGHPDHTDGSRRLHELLGGVPVRAADPAHTIAGEPLATPGEELGGHGLGVRLVPTPGHTGDSVCFLVGHGDERVVLTGDTILGRGTTVVAHPDGHLGDYLASLELLSTYRGIPALPGHGPALADCGVAADFYLAHRRARLDQVRAAVAGGATTPAEVVATVYADVDRSLWWAAEWSVRAQLEYLGRESGGGAAGLEQA, encoded by the coding sequence ATGACCGGGCACTTCACCGCGCCGGCGGCGGCGCTCGCCGACGAGCTGCCGGGTTGGGTGACGCTGCTGCGCGCCCCGAACCCGGGGCCGATGACGCTCGACGGCACCAACACCTGGGTGCTGCGCGCCCCCGGCCAGGAGCACGCCGTCGTGGTCGATCCCGGCCCCGCCGACGAGGGGCACCTGGCGGCGATCGCCGCGCGGGGGCCGATCGGCCTGGTGCTGATCACCCACGGCCACCCCGACCACACCGACGGCTCGCGCCGCCTGCACGAACTGCTCGGCGGGGTGCCCGTACGCGCCGCCGACCCGGCGCACACCATCGCGGGGGAGCCGCTGGCCACGCCCGGGGAGGAGCTGGGCGGCCACGGCCTGGGCGTCCGGCTCGTGCCGACCCCCGGGCACACCGGCGACTCGGTCTGCTTCCTGGTCGGGCACGGCGACGAGCGGGTGGTCCTCACCGGCGACACGATCCTGGGCCGGGGGACCACCGTGGTCGCCCACCCGGACGGGCACCTCGGGGACTACCTGGCCAGCCTGGAGCTGCTCTCGACGTACCGGGGGATCCCGGCGCTGCCGGGGCACGGCCCGGCGCTGGCCGACTGCGGCGTCGCCGCGGACTTCTACCTGGCCCACCGCCGGGCCCGGCTCGACCAGGTCAGGGCGGCGGTCGCCGGGGGCGCCACCACTCCCGCGGAGGTCGTCGCGACGGTCTACGCCGACGTCGACCGGTCGCTGTGGTGGGCCGCCGAGTGGTCCGTCCGGGCCCAGCTGGAGTACCTGGGCCGGGAATCCGGCGGAGGTGCCGCGGGGTTGGAGCAAGCGTGA
- a CDS encoding RidA family protein, which yields MSNGPHAKLAELGHALPEVVPPLASYVPAVQSGQHVYVSGQLPMVEGKLLATGKVGAGVSAEQAKDLAQQCALNALAAIDSLVGLENVVKVVKLTGFVAAASGFTAVPGVINGASDLFGAVFGEAGRHARSAVGVAELPLDAPVEVDVIVEVA from the coding sequence ATGAGCAACGGTCCGCACGCGAAGCTCGCCGAGCTCGGGCACGCGTTGCCCGAGGTGGTCCCGCCGTTGGCCAGCTACGTGCCGGCCGTCCAGTCCGGGCAGCACGTCTACGTCTCCGGGCAGCTGCCGATGGTCGAGGGGAAGCTGCTCGCCACCGGCAAGGTCGGCGCCGGCGTCTCCGCCGAGCAGGCCAAGGACCTGGCCCAGCAGTGCGCGCTCAACGCGCTGGCCGCGATCGACTCGCTGGTCGGCCTGGAGAACGTCGTCAAGGTCGTCAAGCTGACCGGCTTCGTCGCCGCCGCCTCCGGCTTCACCGCCGTCCCGGGCGTGATCAACGGCGCGTCCGACCTGTTCGGCGCGGTCTTCGGTGAGGCCGGTCGACACGCGCGCAGCGCCGTCGGGGTGGCCGAGCTGCCGCTGGACGCCCCCGTCGAGGTCGATGTCATCGTCGAGGTCGCCTGA
- a CDS encoding DUF4177 domain-containing protein, translated as MQKWEYSTVPLLVHATKQILDNWGEDGWELVSVVPGPNPEQLVAYLKRPKA; from the coding sequence ATGCAGAAGTGGGAATACTCCACGGTCCCGCTGCTGGTCCACGCGACCAAGCAGATCCTCGACAACTGGGGTGAGGACGGGTGGGAACTCGTCTCCGTGGTTCCCGGTCCCAACCCGGAGCAGCTCGTCGCCTACCTGAAGCGGCCGAAGGCATGA
- a CDS encoding ArsA-related P-loop ATPase, with translation MRAAESPADPAGPEWPARLHVVTGKGGTGKTSVAAALALALAAGGRRTLLVEVEGRQGIAQLFGTDPLPYEERHLTDAPGGGEVRALAVDAEEALLEYLDMFYKLGAAGRALRKLGAIDFATTIAPGLRDVLLTGKVKEATTRTAGQRRAYDAVVLDAPPTGRIGRFLNVTAETARLAKVGPIKTQSEGVAALLRSPITAVHVVTLLEEMPVQETVDAIAELTQLGFPVGRVIVNGARPPLPAGRVVAADELERGLRAAGLPTDRDTVAGLAAEARDQAVRRELEDSLRADLVELGLPMTELPLLPDGVDRAGLDRLAATLVRAD, from the coding sequence GTGCGAGCAGCAGAGTCGCCGGCCGACCCGGCCGGCCCGGAGTGGCCGGCCCGCCTCCACGTCGTGACCGGCAAGGGCGGCACCGGCAAGACCAGCGTCGCGGCGGCGCTGGCCCTGGCGCTGGCCGCCGGCGGCCGGCGCACGCTGCTGGTCGAGGTCGAGGGGCGGCAGGGCATCGCCCAACTCTTCGGCACCGATCCGCTGCCGTACGAGGAGCGGCACCTGACCGACGCGCCGGGCGGCGGGGAGGTGCGGGCCCTGGCGGTGGACGCCGAGGAGGCCCTGCTGGAGTACCTCGACATGTTCTACAAGCTCGGCGCGGCCGGCCGGGCGCTGCGCAAGCTCGGGGCGATCGACTTTGCCACCACCATCGCCCCGGGCCTACGGGACGTCCTGCTCACCGGCAAGGTGAAGGAGGCGACCACCCGCACCGCCGGCCAGCGGCGCGCGTACGACGCGGTGGTGCTGGACGCGCCGCCCACCGGGCGGATCGGCCGGTTCCTCAACGTCACCGCGGAGACCGCCCGGCTCGCCAAGGTGGGCCCGATCAAGACCCAGAGCGAGGGGGTCGCCGCGCTGCTGCGCTCCCCGATCACCGCCGTGCACGTCGTCACCCTGCTGGAGGAGATGCCGGTCCAGGAGACGGTGGACGCGATCGCCGAGCTGACCCAGCTCGGCTTCCCGGTGGGGCGGGTGATCGTCAACGGCGCCCGGCCCCCGCTGCCCGCGGGCCGGGTGGTGGCCGCCGACGAGCTGGAGCGGGGGCTGCGCGCCGCCGGGCTGCCGACCGACCGGGACACCGTCGCTGGGCTCGCCGCCGAGGCGCGTGACCAGGCCGTCCGCCGGGAGCTGGAGGATTCGCTCCGCGCCGACCTGGTGGAGCTGGGACTGCCGATGACCGAGCTGCCGCTGCTGCCCGACGGGGTGGACCGGGCCGGCCTGGACCGGCTCGCCGCGACCCTCGTCCGGGCGGATTGA
- a CDS encoding ArsA-related P-loop ATPase gives MVPSEDAAPQLDVDQILADPGVRIVVCCGAGGVGKTTTAAALALRAAERHGRRTVVLTIDPARRLAQSLGLTELDNTPRQVKGIDVEVSGGELHAMMLDMKRTFDDVVLQHTDPAKAAEIFANPFYQAMSSTFAGTQEYMAMEKLGQLHARGEWDLIVVDTPPSRSALDFLDAPARLSRFLDGRMLRLLLAPARTGGRSMFSLVTASFGMFSKVVQKVLGAQLLTDLSGFVAALDSMFGGFRQRAEQTYRILQARETAFLLVAAPEPDAVREAAYFAGRLREEKMPLAGLVLNRVHRPAAPGLDAAESLAAAERLAGLGGHEGTVDVLRAHAALARQAVRERQVAARFTEAFPAVPAVSVTAQPADVHDVDGLRTIGAAISRP, from the coding sequence TTGGTGCCTTCCGAAGACGCGGCGCCGCAGCTGGACGTCGACCAGATCCTCGCCGATCCGGGCGTCCGGATCGTGGTGTGCTGCGGGGCGGGCGGGGTGGGAAAGACCACCACGGCCGCCGCGCTCGCGCTGCGCGCCGCGGAGCGGCACGGCCGGCGCACGGTGGTGCTCACCATCGACCCGGCCCGCCGGCTGGCCCAGTCGCTCGGGCTGACCGAGCTGGACAACACCCCCCGCCAGGTCAAGGGGATCGACGTCGAGGTCAGCGGCGGCGAGCTGCACGCCATGATGCTCGACATGAAGCGCACCTTCGACGACGTGGTGCTCCAGCACACCGATCCGGCGAAGGCGGCGGAAATCTTCGCCAACCCGTTCTACCAGGCCATGAGCTCGACCTTCGCCGGCACGCAGGAATACATGGCGATGGAGAAGCTGGGCCAGCTGCACGCCCGGGGCGAGTGGGACCTGATCGTGGTGGACACCCCGCCGTCCCGCTCGGCGCTGGACTTCCTGGACGCACCGGCCCGCCTGTCCCGCTTCCTCGACGGGCGGATGCTGCGGCTGCTGCTGGCCCCGGCGCGTACCGGCGGGCGGAGCATGTTCAGCCTGGTCACGGCCTCGTTCGGGATGTTCTCCAAGGTCGTGCAGAAGGTGCTCGGGGCCCAGTTGCTGACCGACCTCTCCGGCTTCGTCGCCGCGCTGGATTCGATGTTCGGCGGCTTCCGGCAGCGCGCCGAGCAGACGTACCGCATCCTCCAGGCGCGGGAGACGGCGTTCCTGCTGGTCGCGGCGCCGGAGCCGGACGCGGTCCGGGAGGCCGCCTACTTCGCGGGCCGGCTGCGCGAGGAGAAGATGCCGCTGGCGGGCCTGGTGCTCAACCGGGTGCACCGCCCGGCGGCGCCCGGGCTCGACGCGGCGGAGAGCCTGGCCGCCGCGGAGCGGCTGGCCGGCCTCGGCGGGCACGAGGGCACCGTCGACGTGCTGCGGGCCCACGCCGCGCTGGCCCGGCAGGCGGTACGCGAGCGGCAGGTGGCGGCCCGGTTCACCGAGGCGTTCCCGGCGGTGCCGGCGGTGTCGGTGACGGCGCAGCCCGCCGACGTGCACGACGTCGACGGGCTGCGGACGATCGGCGCGGCGATCAGCCGGCCGTGA
- a CDS encoding WhiB family transcriptional regulator, with protein sequence MGMITDWPSLAACQNGDPDALFVQGAEQNVAKRICRSCPVRYECLADALDNRIEFGVWGGMTERERRALLRRHPQVASWRKMFEAAMKKNAKDKAGKDKILVTTAG encoded by the coding sequence ATGGGCATGATCACTGACTGGCCGTCGCTGGCGGCGTGTCAGAACGGGGACCCGGACGCGTTGTTCGTACAGGGCGCCGAACAGAACGTGGCGAAGCGGATCTGCCGGAGCTGCCCAGTTCGGTACGAGTGCCTGGCCGACGCGCTGGACAACCGGATCGAGTTCGGTGTGTGGGGCGGCATGACCGAACGCGAACGCCGCGCGCTGTTGCGCCGTCACCCCCAGGTGGCGAGCTGGCGCAAGATGTTCGAGGCCGCGATGAAGAAGAACGCCAAGGACAAGGCCGGCAAGGACAAGATCCTCGTCACCACCGCCGGCTGA